The nucleotide window GGGGATTTGTGGGCTTGATGGTGTTTGTCACGAGGCAGACGTGGAAATCGAGAGCAATGAATCAAGCAATGGCAGCACAGGTTCTTGTGTGGAAGGAGAGGTTGTTCCTTGTGGCTTGAGTGTTGGGGAGTGCAGGCAGGGAACGAGGGTTTGCTTGGGAGGCAGTTTTAGTGCTTGTCGGGGCGAGAAGAAGCCTGCCTTGGTGGATGTTTGCTTTGATGGGTTGGATAATGATTGTGATGGAGTTGTTGATGAGGGGTGTGGCGAGTCTTTGCAGTGTGCCGCTTCCGAAACATGCGGAAACCTTGTTGATGATGATTGTAACGGCGTTATTGATGACGGGTGTGGGTGTCTTGAGTACGAGTTCTGCGCCGATAATTTCGATAATGATTGCGACGGCTTGGCTGACTGCAAAGACCCTGATTGCGCCAGTGATGCCGATTGCGGGGCGCCTTGTCCTCAAGGGCTTCGGAGATGTGGCGATGCGTGTGTTAACATCCAGGAAGACGGAAGAAACTGCGGGGGTTGCGGGGTCGTGTGTGATCCTGGTTCGTTCTGCCAGGACGGTTTTTGTGTTCAGGAACGCGCGTGTTCGGTCGCGTGTAGGAGGGATAGTGACTGCGGCGCTGGCGAGTACTGCTTGCGGAAAGGTTCGTGCGCCGCCACGTGCGAAGCTCGCGTCCCTATCAATGAAGATTTGCACGAGGAGCTTGCTTCCTTGTTTCGTGAAGTTGTTGCTGCAGCAGAGTTGAAGACGTGGGTGGAAGAGGCAGGAAGCCAGTTCGTCGGCGTGGTGAAGTCTCGCTTTGCGTTTCCCTTGTACAACGTGACTGTCGTGATTGACGGGCCTGAAGAGCTCGTTCCGGGTCCGCAGGCCATTCATGGAGGCGTCCTCACGAGGAGGGAGCGGCCTTTTGAAGTGGTGTTGCCTTTCTTTGAGGGGTATGGTGAAGTTCGTGTCGATCCTTTGCTCTTGGATCCGAGAAGAGTTAACCATGTCGTTTTTTTTGTGAAGGAGAATAAACAGGTTCAAGAGGAAGTCCTTGCAAGCCGTGCTGTCGCGTTGCTGGGCGAGTATCGCTTGTTCTTGGCGCGAGAAGAGGAGCGAAGAGGGACGAGGGGGACGAGGTTGGTGTTTTCCCTCATCCCGCAAAAGGGAAGAAAACTCTTGGACACGTACGCGCTTGTCCGGCTTCCTCCTTGTGTTACGCAGGGCTTGCCCGGCATCGTCTTTGAGGAAGGGAATGTCCAGGCTGTCCGCCAACCCAGCTTGCATAGCATTTCTTTTGGGGACGTGAGTGGAAGAGAATCAGCTTCGTTATACGTTCCGTTCTTGGTGAGCCAGTCTTGTATTGAGCAGGTGCAAGGAGTCGTTGTTGCAAGGCGAGTGGTTCGGCGTCCTTGGCTGTTCTGGGTTCCGCCGCTAGCGTTTGCCGTCTTTCTTGTAGGCTTGGGCGTTTTAGAAACGATTCGGAGGAGGAGGCAGCCGCCGATGCTGAGCGAAGAAGAGTTTAAGCGCTTGGCAAGGAGAAAGGGGAAGCGTGGCGAGGACGTTGAGCGCGCGTGGAGAAAGTATAGGAATGCGTATAGGAATGCGAGATGAAGCGCGCTCGTGACTTGCCGATGATGCTGGCCCGGATGTAATTTGTTCTCGTCGAGTAAGGCTCGCGCCGACCATAAGATATTTATATTCGCTCCTGCATCCTCTTAGTAATGGAGGACTTCCAGGAAGAGCTCGCGTCTGCAAAAAAGCAGCTGCGCTTGGCGGATCACATGCTTGCCGTCACCTTCCCTTTGTTAAAGGAAACAAAGCTCCTCCTCGCTGTTGTTGACAATTTGTTCAGGGCAGTTGACCACGCCGTTTCTGCACTACTCCGGTTTGAGCGCTACTACAAGCGAATCCCTGCCGTCCCGAGTAGTTTTGAGGGTCGGCTGGCGGTGCTCCGGCTGCGCGTTGGCAAGAGAGTGGGCCTGGAAAGCGAACATTTGCGATTCATCCAGTCGCTGAAGAGCTTGGTGGAGGAGCGAAAGAAGAGCCCTGTCGAGTTTGCGAGGAAGGGGAAAGTGGTTATTTGCTCTTCGACGTATGCTTTGAGGACGTTGAGTGTTGGCGAGTTAAAGAAGCACTTGTCGTCCGCGAAGGGTTTCATAAAGGAAGTTGAGAGGGTTGTAGAAGAACATGATGGAGTCCTTAGTTGATGCGAAAGAAGAGCTCAAGCGCGTTGATCATCAAATCTTTGTGAGTTTGAAGCACACGAGGACGTGCGATGTCCTCATGAATATTATTAATAGAATGGTTGATGCGTACGAGTGTATGATTCGTGCTTTGTTGCGGTACGCCATTGAGTGTAAGTTGCTTGATCAAGAGCCTGTCGGGAAGTTGGAGCGCGCCGAGAAAGTGAAGGCGCTCTTTCCTGAAGAAGTGGTTAAGGATAATATTGGCTTGTATTTTTTGCTCAGAAAGATTCGGAAAGATGAAAACCCGAAGCGAGAGCGCGAGTACCGTCGGCACGTGACGATGACGTGTATTGTGGACCAGCACGAGGAAATTATTAATATTGATATTATCACAAATTATTATTATTTGCAGAGAAAGTTGTTTGATTTTGTGGAAAAGCTCGTTCTTGAGAAGTGGAATGAAGGGAAGAAGATTGATGAATAGGTTATGAGTGGTTGAGAGGGTTCTTCTTGCTCCTTGCTGTCTTTTGGTTTTTGTTTTGTGCTTCCCATGCTTAGTCCGGGAGGGTGATTTGGTTCTTGCGGAAAACAATAATGCCGTCGTTGTGTAGGCTTTCAAGAGCGGCTGCTACGCGTTCTGGAGCGATTTGGAGTTGCTTGGCGAGTTCTTTGCTTGTTGTTTCAAATCCTTCCCTGGAGAGTTTAACGGCGCCTTTGCTGAGGAGGTGTCTGATGATCGCTCCGCGTGCTTGGCGGGTGGATCCTTCAAAAGAGGGTTGCTTCGTTGTGGGGGGTATGTTTGTTGTCTTGCTGGTGAGGACGGTTGCGCCATAGTCCATGAGCGCATTATGCCAGTCGCGTGATCGTCCTTTCGGGATGAGTTGCTTGGCAACGGTTGCGAGGTCTTGGGCTGAGATGGTGTGTGGAAGACTGCATTCGTGGATGAGTACGCGCCTGATGTTCGTGTCTATTACCGGTTCTGGCTTGTTGTATGCGAAGGCAAGGATTGCACTGGCAGTGTAGGCGCCTATCCCTGGGAGGCGTTGGAGGTCTTCTTTGTTGTGGGGTATTTTGTTATTGTGTTCTTGAACGATTCGCTTTGCCGTTTGGAGGAGGCGCAGGGCACGCGCGTTGTATCCGAGACCGGACCAGGCTCGAAGAACGTTTGCGGGGCGTTCTCGAGAAAGGCAGGTGATGGTGGGCCATTGCGAGAGCCATGCGAGATAATACGGTTTGACGCGTTCGACTTGTGTTTGTTGGAGCATGAATTCTGATACAAGAATCGCGTAGGGGTCTTTCGTCTTGCGCCAAGGCAGGTCTCGGGCGTTGCGGGCGTACCACGTGAGGATTTTTTTGTGGAGTTGGCGCCTCGTTTTGAGCGGGATGTGAGGCAGGGCTTCCTTTTTTTCCGGTTTTGGTTTTTTTTGCATGGGCCGTTGGAAGAGAGAAAAAACCTGGGCATTTATAAATTCCTTGCGGATTCTTTCGTTGTATGGATGCTTGTGTTGTTACGGACCCTGGCCTGGAACGCCTTGCTTGTCAAGAGGTTGAGCGCCTCGTGGGAGGCGACCCTGTTGTGAAGAAAGGCATGGTTTTTTTCCGTGTTCAGTCCGCTGAGGAGGCGGTCTTGTTTGCATATCGTTCACTCCTCGCGAGGAGGGTGCTCCTTGTCGTTGGAAGAGGAAGTGTGCGCGAAGGCGTTCATAGCGTGGTGAAGAATATTGAGTGGAAGGTGTTGAAAGCGTTGGTGAAGGATGGCGAAACGTTTGCTGTGCGATGCGAGCGCTTTGGGTTGTACCGTTTTGGGACGATGGAGGCGCAGGAGATCGTTGGGGGCGCGGTGAAGAAGGAACTCCGGGGCGTGAACGTTTCGTTGTCAAACCCTGACGTCCTTCTTTTCTTGTGGATTTGTGATGGTGAGGCAGTGCTTGGTGTTGACGTCGTCAAGGTTGATTTGTCCAAGCGGGCGTACCGCGTTTTTTTGGGTAGTGATTGGTTGAAAGGGTCTTTAGCTTCGGGGGTTTTAGAGCTCGCTGAAGTGAAGGAGGGCGAGGTCTTCCTCGACCCCTTTTGCGGTGCTGGAACGTTATGCATTGAAGCAGCGTTGCGCCTGAGTGGAAGGTCGCCGAGGAGGTATCAAAAAGACTTGTTTGTGAAGGGTTGCAGGCGAGCTTCCAAGGAGGTGGTGCAATCCTTGTTGGACGCTGTTGACAAGAAGGAGGAGGATGCCAAAGATCCTTGCATCTTCGGGTTCGATAGCCGGCTCTCCAGTGTTTCTGCTGCGAGAAAGAACGCGAAGATTGCTGGTGTGCAAAAGCGCATTGCCATTTCTAAAGTGGATGTTGAGTGGATTGACTTGAAGTTCGACGAGGGCGGTGTTGATGTTATTGCCACGTGCCCTCCTCGTGCGAGTAGACTGCTGCCGGAAAGTAAAATTGAAGTGTTGTACAATGAGTTGTTTCATCAGGCGCGCTACGCACTCTCATCGAAAGGCAGGGTGTGTGTTGTGACCAGCGCTCCTGATCACTTAAAAAAACATGCTCAGGCGAGAGGTTTTGCTTTGAGAGCGGAAGTTCAGGTGTGGTCAGGGAAGCAGGAGCTTTGGTTGTTGTTGTGGGAAAAGCGGCCGTGAAACGCGGTCAGGCACGGATCTTTCTTTGTTTTTCTTTGTTTATTTCTTCTCGCTCAGGAGCTGGCTCGCCCAGCGGGCCACTCTTTTGAGGGGCGTTCTTGAAAATGCAAAACATATAAATACTTGTTGAGACTATTCTGGTTTATATGCGAGAGGTGGTCGCGCTTGTGCTTGCCTTGCTTCTTCTCTTGCTGGCAGGCGCTTGTGAAAAACAGGTGACGCACAGAGAAATTGCACCGGTCCCTGCCGATGAGCCGTTGGTTGTGAAAAATGATTCTTCATTGGAGCGTTTATTCCAACAAGACGCCTCGGCTAATAGTGTTGCTGCAAAGGAGAGTTTGCTCAAGCGCTTGTACGATGAGCGGTTGCGGGTGCTCAGGGAGCTTAACAGCATTTATTACGGGCCGCTCTTGAATGCCTCTATCTCGCAAGCTGAGAAGAACATGTTGTATAGGCGAATGGATGAGCTTCGCAAGAAAAAAGAGGAGTACACGAGCGAGATTGTTCAGCTTGAGCAGGAGGTGTCGTTGCTGAAGGCTAAGGAAGAGCGTGAGGAGCGACTGCGTTCGTTGAGAGAGGAGGAAGTCGAATTGGAAGAAGCGTTGGCGTCTTCTAGAAAAACGTTGCTTGCGATTGGCAAGGATATTGTTGACTTGCAAAAACAGGTTGCGAAAACGAGCGATCCGCAGGAGGCAGCATACCTGGCCGAGCAGATTGCTCAATTAAGAACTCAGGAGGTTAAGGAGTTGGAGGAGTTGCAGTCTACGCTTCAGTTGTTGGAGAAGACTCGTTCTGATATTGCTCGTTGGGAAAACCAAGAGGAGGGGATCTCATGAATTGCGACTTGTGTGGTGCCGATAAGGCGTTGGTTAGGGCTGTTGTTGAGGGTGTTGAGCTGAGCGTGTGTGACGCTTGCAGTTCGTTGGGGGAGGTTGTTGCCACCGTCGTATCTAAAGAAGTTGGGAAAGAGAGGGGTGGAGAGGCTCCGCAGAGTACGAGGCCTATAAGGAGAAGGGCGACTGCTTCCTATGTGGAACATCCGGATTCGGGTGAGAGCGAGGAGGTCGTTGTATCTGGAGCAGGGTTGCTTGTGAAGCAGGCGAGGGAACGTTTGGGGTTGAAGCAAGAAGAGTTGGCAAGGCGCTTGGCCATAAAGGAGAGTTTGCTTCACAAAATTGAGAACGGTAGTTTTGAGCCGAGCATTGTTCTGGCACGAAAGCTTGAGCGTTTCTTGAAAATTCGGCTTGTGGAGACGTCGAGCGACATCACCGCTTTCAACGCGGCTGCGACGAGTAGCGAGCCCTTGACGTTGGGAGATGTTCTCTCTGTGAAGAAGCGCTAAATACTTTTTTCTCTTTTTAATTGCTTTGACACAGAGAGGGCTAGTGCCGTTTCGTGTCGGGCGAGGCTGGCTCGGGTGTGGGGTCGTCAAACGTGGTTTGGCGCGGGTACGAATCTGCAAGGAGTTTTCCGTACGGGTAAGGGTACGTGTGAAACAAGATAAGTTTGTGCCTCGGGTTCTCGTCAAGCCACGCGACGAGGGGGGCGTAGTCGCTTTGGTGGAAGATTCTTCCTGCTATTGAACTGGCATTGTATTTTTTTGCTGCGAGAACGAGCTTGCTTGTCTGGCCCGGCGCAGTGATGGTTACATACTGTGTTTTGAGGGGAAAGCTTTTTTCTAATGTGGTGAAGTACTTTGTTGGCGTGTCGTAGTAGAAGGTTGTTGCGTTCATGACAATGATTGTTTCATTTTGGTGCAGGGTAAGCGGTCTTGAGCCGAGGAGTGCTCCTGCCGGTGTTGCAGTGATAGGCGGGTTTCCTATGATTTTGGTTTTGTGGCCCAAGAGGAGATACGTGAATCGGTCTACGGTGCAGGCTACGCGAATGCCTGCTTTTTCGAGATAGTTTGCAGCAGCTATTTTTCCTGGGTGGTCGCAGTCGGCGTAAACGAGGCTCGCGTTGTTCCTGAACGCTTCCGAAACGAGCATGTTGATGCCGTGCGTGTCTACAATGACTGCCAGGTCTTGAGTGAGAAACCTGACTGTGGGGTAGGTAAGTTTGTCTTCAGGTATGGGGAAGGAGAACCTGCCTTTCTCATCTGAAGCGTACCACGTGCCGTTTTTGCGGGCGGCGAGAGCTGTGAGGGCGGGGATGAACGTTGCATCAGAGAGGTGGATTATTTCCTTGATTCGTGCGCCTTCGTGCCAGCCGATGTCTGGCCGGAGGTCTGTTGTGTTGTACACAAGCCGTTCTGAAAAGGTGGTGAGGGGCTCTGCCCATCGTGACGTGTTGAATGGATTGTAGACGCGATAGCTCAGCCAGTCGCGGACGGTCCTGTCTGCTTGGCTCATGATTCGGTCGTTTTTCGTGACAAGGATGCTGTCATCGCCGATAAGTATGCTCGTTGCTCCAGCAAGTTGCTGTGCTAGCGCAGTTGTGTCTGGGTTGATCGTTGCAGGTTTGAATGTGAGATTGGGAGGGGTGTTGTTTGCAAGCGCTTTGATTATGTCTGCCCTCCACTGAACGCCTAGTTGTTGCCAGGAAGCTGCTGCTCGAAGCAGGTGGGTGTTTCGCTGGTTGTCGCAGTTGAGCTCTGCGAGGGTTTCTTGGATGAAAGCGTTTTCAAGGGGGGTTTGAGGGGTTCTTTGTTCGTATTGCCTCGCTGCTTTGCAAAGCAAGGTTGGGCTGTTGAGTATTTTTCCTGCCACGTAGTACCGCTCGGCAGGGTCTATGCCTGGTTCATCGGCAAGTCCTTTCAAGTAGGTTGATTTGTTTGTTTGGAGGTTGTAGAGGAATGTGGTGTAGGTATAGGGCCTGGGCGCGGTTGGGCGGGGCGGCGGGTGAGGATTGTTTTTTTCGGTGATTTCCTCAAGAAGTATTGGAACAACGGTGTTTGTAAACGTGTTTGTTGCTGTGAATCTGCTTGCTTGGTTTGTTCTTGCCGCTTGTTGTGTTGGGAGCACACCTTCTTGGAGTGCTTGGGCGTGTATTGCTGTGGCAAGCGCGGAGAGCATTAGCAGGGCGGTGAGGGCTTTTAGTGTCGGGTTGCTTTTTTTTGACATGTGATTTTTCATGGTTGCGTCGTTGTTATTTTGCGTCGTTGTTATTGTTTCGTATCGTGAGGGAGCGTCGCTGGCGGCGTTGTAGTGGTTAGTGTTACTTGGCTTTGATGTATAGTGTGTGTTTGCACTCGTGCAAATTGAGTGTTCGAACCCCCTGATATTCGTTTTGATATCCATTTTCCTCGCTCGGCCAGTGCGGAACCACTTCTTCGCAGTGTGCATGCCAGCGGGATGCGTTGTGTTGGAGGGCGTTCTTATCACATGTGCTTTCTATGAGCCATGTCGCGTTGGCACATTGTTGTTTTGCATGTGGCGTGGAAGCGGGGAGAAACAGAGGTATCATTTTATTATTGGTAAAGCTTGCAGGGTAAGGCGTTGTTGTTATGCCCAAGCCGTTGGGAAGGTTGGCGAACCATTCCTTGGCAAAAACGCCTTGCGTGTTTGGTTGTGAGGCATAGAGCGTGGCGTTCAAAAAAAGTAATATCCAGCAAAGTTGGAGCGTGGCGAGGAGCATCCACGCTACATCCGTTGGTTTTTTTGTTCGCTCAAGAAAGAGTGCCACGAGTTTCCACCCTTCGAGGTGAAAGAAAATGAAAAAGGGAAGGAGAAGGGCTGTGTTTTCTATGTGTTGGCAGGTGAACAGGAGTGTTGCGGCGCCCGCCGCGGTCATGGTAAGGGCTAAGGTTGAGGCGCTGGTTCTCTTCTTTGGTGCGATCGCGATGCCGATAAGAAGGAACGCTGCGAGGGGGATTTGGAGGAAGAGGGTTGAAGTGAAGAAGGCGAGGTTGGAGAAGGGGTCTGTTTGGCATGTTGTTCCTGAGCTTGTTTGAAAGGTGGTTGTGAAGAGGGTTTGGAGAGGGTTTTGCGCGTAATTGATGGTTGTGATGAGAGGCGGGGCGATGGCAAGGGTGCTGAGGGTTATGAGGATGAGAAGATGTTTCGCAGCGTCGCGTTTTTCTTTTTTGGTCGTGTGCATCGCAACGAGAGGATATCCTTGCCAGAGGGCTGCTGCAAGGAAGAAGGGGGCTGTTTTGAGTGTTGTTGCGAGGGAGAGCGCTATGGCGAGGGCAAGGAGGAGTTTTTGCTTGTTGCTCGCTGCGTAGAGGGCGAGGATGAGAAAGCTGGTTGCTACTGCTTCAGGCAGTCCGAAATTCGTATGAGCGAGGGTTGCTGGAGCAGTTGCTAAGATGAGCGCGCCTATGTTGGCTGCTGTGCTTCGATGGAATTTGCGCAAGAAAAGGTAGAAGAGCAGAGTTGATGTGCCGACGGCGGTTGCAGTAAGCAGGTTGGTGGCGGTGACCGGGTCGACGTGAAGTTTCCAGAGAAGGCCGATGGCGAGGGGGAGGAGGAGTGGCTGGGTCCATACGCCAAATCCTGCTGTGCCGTTGCTGAGGATGTATTTGCCGTAGGCGATGGTGAGTGCTTCGCTCCATTGGGGGAGCTGCATTGTGCTTGCTATGGCGACTCGAAGGGTTACTACGCCAAGAAAAAGGAAAACAAGAAGGGTGTTTCTTGAAAGCGTGTGCCAGCAAAAGGCGGTTTCAGTTCGGGCTTGGCGGGTGCTGGTTTTGGTTTGAGCGAGTTTGATTGGTTTGGGTGAGTTGCGGTTTTGCATTGTTGTTAGGATTTGTTTTGTTCTGCTCGAGTGCGTTTTTTTGTTTGAGTTTTTGGGCGAGAATAGATTCTATTTCTGTTGTGGTGAGGAAGTGCGGGTAGACTTCGCCGTCGATGATGACCGTGGGGGCCGTGGTAACGTGGTAGATTTGCTTGATGGCCCTGGTTACCGGGTTTTCCATGT belongs to Candidatus Woesearchaeota archaeon and includes:
- a CDS encoding Fe-S cluster assembly protein HesB — encoded protein: MQKKPKPEKKEALPHIPLKTRRQLHKKILTWYARNARDLPWRKTKDPYAILVSEFMLQQTQVERVKPYYLAWLSQWPTITCLSRERPANVLRAWSGLGYNARALRLLQTAKRIVQEHNNKIPHNKEDLQRLPGIGAYTASAILAFAYNKPEPVIDTNIRRVLIHECSLPHTISAQDLATVAKQLIPKGRSRDWHNALMDYGATVLTSKTTNIPPTTKQPSFEGSTRQARGAIIRHLLSKGAVKLSREGFETTSKELAKQLQIAPERVAAALESLHNDGIIVFRKNQITLPD
- a CDS encoding TIGR00270 family protein, which codes for MNCDLCGADKALVRAVVEGVELSVCDACSSLGEVVATVVSKEVGKERGGEAPQSTRPIRRRATASYVEHPDSGESEEVVVSGAGLLVKQARERLGLKQEELARRLAIKESLLHKIENGSFEPSIVLARKLERFLKIRLVETSSDITAFNAAATSSEPLTLGDVLSVKKR